A window from Chitinophaga filiformis encodes these proteins:
- a CDS encoding LytR/AlgR family response regulator transcription factor, whose product MIDCIIIDDEQHAIDLLKEHIDQVHFLRLVSTTTDPVRGLTMITDLRPRLIFLDVQMPNLTGIEILNLVGKDSYIIMTTAYKEYALEGFEHAVVDYLLKPIAFVRFLKAVNRLWTFHNATQLKNDQDSYVFVKTEQKGKLLKIDSGRITYIEGLGNYVVIQMDDQRKITAYLKLKELAEHLSTMGFVRIHKSFIISLSHLTAIEGNMVRILNETKPIVIGEAYKKDFFELVNAKLLSSKRE is encoded by the coding sequence ATGATAGATTGTATCATTATAGATGATGAGCAGCATGCTATCGATCTCCTCAAAGAACATATAGATCAGGTACATTTTCTACGTTTAGTGAGCACTACCACAGATCCGGTAAGAGGACTTACAATGATAACAGACCTACGACCACGGCTCATCTTTCTGGATGTGCAGATGCCAAATCTTACCGGTATAGAAATACTAAATCTCGTCGGTAAGGACAGTTATATCATCATGACAACGGCCTATAAAGAATATGCACTGGAAGGCTTTGAACACGCCGTGGTAGACTATCTGTTAAAACCGATAGCATTTGTCAGGTTTCTGAAAGCTGTTAATCGCCTGTGGACTTTTCACAATGCCACACAATTGAAAAATGACCAGGATAGTTATGTATTTGTAAAAACAGAACAAAAAGGTAAGTTACTGAAGATCGATTCCGGCAGGATCACATACATCGAGGGTCTGGGCAATTATGTTGTCATTCAGATGGACGACCAGCGGAAGATCACCGCGTATCTGAAACTGAAAGAACTTGCTGAACACCTGTCAACGATGGGATTCGTGCGCATACATAAGTCGTTTATTATATCACTCAGTCATCTGACTGCCATAGAAGGTAATATGGTGAGGATCCTGAACGAAACAAAGCCAATTGTTATAGGAGAAGCCTATAAAAAGGATTTTTTTGAACTGGTGAATGCAAAGTTGCTTTCTTCCAAACGGGAATGA